A single genomic interval of Gammaproteobacteria bacterium harbors:
- a CDS encoding SDR family oxidoreductase, with protein sequence MKRFDGKVCVVTGAAAGIGRASALRLAGEGAVVAAADINEAGLAETAAAIRSSGGVCEVIGFDAMDEASCRGLVAAAAERCGRIDALCNIAGACRADHFLEIRLADWERMFRINVSSLVVLCQAAIPHLRESRGNIVSISSASAIAGAAYWSAYGASKAAVASLMRSLAVEFASAGIRANAICPGGVNTGLASTYSVPADLDQSLVQRLFPLHPAAEPEEIAAAVAYLASDEARYVTGISFSIDGGQLL encoded by the coding sequence ATGAAGCGCTTCGACGGCAAGGTGTGCGTGGTGACGGGAGCGGCGGCGGGCATAGGCCGCGCGAGTGCACTGCGGCTTGCCGGGGAAGGTGCCGTGGTTGCGGCAGCGGACATAAACGAGGCGGGCCTCGCGGAAACGGCGGCCGCCATCCGCTCCAGCGGGGGCGTCTGCGAGGTGATCGGTTTCGACGCCATGGATGAAGCCTCCTGTCGCGGGTTGGTTGCCGCCGCAGCAGAGCGCTGCGGGCGCATCGACGCGCTCTGCAATATCGCCGGCGCCTGTCGCGCCGATCACTTCCTGGAGATTCGTCTTGCGGACTGGGAGCGGATGTTCCGCATCAATGTAAGCAGCCTCGTCGTGCTCTGCCAGGCGGCGATCCCGCACCTGCGCGAGAGCCGCGGCAACATTGTCAGCATCTCGTCCGCATCGGCGATTGCCGGCGCCGCGTACTGGAGTGCCTACGGTGCCTCGAAGGCGGCGGTGGCCTCACTGATGCGCTCGCTGGCGGTGGAGTTCGCCTCCGCCGGAATCCGCGCCAATGCGATCTGTCCAGGAGGCGTGAATACGGGGCTCGCTTCGACCTACAGCGTTCCCGCCGATCTCGACCAGTCGCTGGTGCAACGGCTGTTCCCGCTGCACCCGGCCGCGGAACCGGAGGAGATCGCGGCGGCGGTTGCCTACCTCGCTTCCGACGAAGCACGCTACGTGACCGGTATCAGCTTTTCCATTGACGGCGGCCAGCTGCTCTGA
- a CDS encoding FAD-dependent oxidoreductase, protein MASYEHLLSPGCIGRLELRNRIFMSPMGSNTADPEGYCGERLRKYYAARAEGGAALLIMGSVAISWPVGSANFRQVAISDDRFIPGLAAVADEVHVHGAKLAVQLQHAGLTAMNDIRDGRPLLTPSIPVMKDGDMGPYLFPDEAQRMSTPYSAPTAKLHYRVASEEDLAWVVAEFATAAARAREAGIDAVEIHAGHGYLVHSFLNPAVNTREDRWGGSLENRARLLVEVIRAIKDRCGADYPVWCRLDGIEFLTEGGITHEDACATARLAEAAGADAIHVSAYADASKGESFTLAHTVHKPAGFVPFAAGIKSVVKIPVITAGRIEPAAANDFIRRGSFDFVTMARKLLADPELPRKLGEGRAAEIRPCIYCYTCISQIFVNEATKCAVNARTGRENETVIVQAERSRRIMIAGGGPAGMETARVARLRGHQVILCEKSSRLGGTVRFSATSYAPNAGLVRYLCGEMTRLGVEVRLGTELTAELVAREKPDEVVIAVGARREVPAIPGIELPHVLSGDDIRAMLTGELAEGPGPALGDVSRLLLGAGKRLGVLERPDWMRMLSRLWMPLGQRIVMIGGGLVAIELAEFLAERGRKVTVLEAGEVLGAGLKLVRRWRNIADCKRLGVEMLTGALPVRIETDSVVYRNAHGQERRIAADQVIITSGAVANPGLAASLRSAGIEVHEIGDCAGIGYIDGAIHAGFDLAMNL, encoded by the coding sequence ATGGCGAGTTACGAGCATCTGCTGTCCCCGGGCTGCATAGGCCGGCTGGAACTGCGCAACCGGATATTCATGAGTCCCATGGGCTCGAACACTGCAGACCCGGAGGGATACTGTGGCGAACGGCTGCGCAAGTACTACGCGGCACGGGCCGAGGGGGGCGCTGCGCTGCTGATCATGGGTTCCGTCGCGATCAGCTGGCCGGTGGGTTCGGCCAATTTCCGCCAGGTCGCGATCTCCGATGACCGCTTCATCCCCGGTCTTGCAGCGGTCGCGGACGAGGTGCACGTTCACGGTGCCAAGCTCGCGGTGCAACTGCAGCATGCCGGCCTCACCGCGATGAACGATATCCGCGATGGCCGTCCGCTGCTCACACCGTCGATTCCGGTGATGAAGGACGGCGACATGGGGCCGTACCTCTTCCCGGACGAGGCACAGCGGATGTCCACGCCCTACAGTGCGCCCACCGCGAAGCTGCATTACCGCGTGGCCAGCGAGGAAGATCTCGCGTGGGTCGTGGCGGAGTTCGCCACTGCCGCCGCGCGTGCGCGCGAGGCCGGTATCGACGCGGTCGAAATACACGCCGGTCACGGTTACCTGGTGCACAGTTTTCTCAACCCGGCGGTAAACACGCGTGAGGACCGCTGGGGTGGCTCGCTGGAGAACCGCGCGCGGCTGCTGGTCGAGGTGATCCGGGCGATCAAGGACCGCTGCGGCGCCGACTACCCGGTGTGGTGTCGCCTCGACGGCATCGAGTTCCTGACCGAGGGTGGCATCACGCACGAGGATGCCTGTGCGACGGCGCGTCTCGCCGAAGCCGCGGGCGCCGATGCGATTCATGTCAGCGCCTATGCGGATGCATCGAAAGGCGAGAGCTTCACGCTGGCCCATACGGTGCACAAACCGGCGGGTTTCGTCCCCTTTGCCGCAGGGATCAAATCGGTCGTGAAGATACCGGTGATAACGGCGGGGCGTATCGAGCCCGCGGCCGCGAACGATTTCATCCGCCGCGGCAGCTTCGATTTCGTCACCATGGCACGAAAGCTCCTTGCCGACCCCGAATTGCCGAGAAAGCTCGGCGAGGGGCGTGCCGCCGAGATCCGGCCCTGCATCTACTGTTACACCTGCATCAGCCAGATCTTCGTCAACGAGGCGACCAAGTGCGCGGTGAATGCGCGCACCGGACGCGAGAACGAAACGGTGATCGTGCAGGCCGAGCGGTCCAGACGCATCATGATTGCGGGAGGCGGCCCGGCAGGAATGGAAACGGCGCGCGTTGCCCGCCTGCGCGGGCACCAGGTAATACTGTGCGAGAAATCCTCGCGTCTCGGTGGCACGGTGCGCTTCAGCGCGACCTCCTATGCCCCCAATGCCGGACTGGTCCGCTACCTCTGTGGCGAGATGACTCGTCTCGGGGTGGAAGTGCGCCTGGGCACCGAACTCACGGCGGAACTCGTCGCGCGGGAGAAACCCGACGAAGTGGTCATTGCCGTCGGTGCGCGGCGGGAGGTGCCGGCGATACCGGGTATCGAGCTTCCCCACGTGCTGAGTGGTGATGATATCCGCGCGATGCTGACCGGCGAGTTGGCAGAAGGTCCCGGCCCGGCCCTCGGGGACGTGAGCCGCTTGCTGCTCGGCGCAGGCAAGCGGCTCGGCGTTCTCGAGCGCCCGGACTGGATGAGGATGCTGAGTCGTCTCTGGATGCCGCTCGGCCAGCGCATCGTGATGATCGGCGGAGGGCTGGTGGCAATCGAACTCGCGGAGTTTCTTGCAGAGCGGGGGCGCAAGGTCACGGTGCTGGAGGCGGGCGAGGTGCTCGGGGCTGGACTGAAGCTCGTGCGCCGCTGGCGCAATATCGCGGACTGCAAGCGGCTTGGCGTCGAGATGCTGACCGGGGCATTGCCGGTTCGCATAGAGACCGACAGCGTGGTCTATCGCAATGCCCACGGACAGGAGCGGCGCATCGCGGCGGACCAGGTAATCATCACCTCGGGCGCGGTGGCTAATCCCGGGCTTGCCGCAAGCCTGCGCAGCGCGGGGATCGAGGTTCACGAGATTGGCGACTGCGCCGGAATCGGCTACATCGACGGGGCCATCCACGCCGGCTTCGACCTGGCAATGAACCTATAG